A part of Vitis riparia cultivar Riparia Gloire de Montpellier isolate 1030 unplaced genomic scaffold, EGFV_Vit.rip_1.0 scaffold454_pilon_pilon, whole genome shotgun sequence genomic DNA contains:
- the LOC117909874 gene encoding T-complex protein 1 subunit gamma-like, whose translation MSIFYVLSKASDEAIASEISKGGLSDLACHYLSKAGVNAIRRLRKAANNRIVKACGAVVVNRPDGLQESDVCTKAGIFEVKKIRDEFFAFINECTDPKAYTVLLRGASKVHLNGVERNLLDAMSMARNIIKIPKLVPGGAATGLTASATLKQKSSYVEGIELNANGKLDCPCKIKAGYPHQIVSIVAAQNLSSSQIKQSESKYTENNNSDASSVKSPINGPSEHLKTAVSPKNESIIVIDTSKFLNEEDFEGKDETSSSNQVQIEDENWETRFPNTDAGIW comes from the exons ATGTCGATTTTCTACGTTTTGTCGAAAGCTAGTGATGAGGCAATCGCATCTGAAATTAGT AAAGGGGGGCTTAGTGACCTGGCATGCCATTACTTGAGTAAAGCTGGAGTTAATGCAATCAGAAGATTGAGGAAAGCAGCCAACAACAGGATTGTTAAGGCATGCGGAGCTGTTGTTGTAAACAGGCCAGATGGACTTCAAGAATCTGATGTATGTACTAAGGCTGGAATTTTTGAGGTCAAGAAGATAAGAGATGAGTTCTTTGCCTTCATAAATGAGTGCACAGACCCTAAAGCATACACTGTTCTTCTTAGAGGTGCGAGTAAGGTTCATTTGAATGGAGTGGAAAGAAACTTGCTGGATGCTATGTCTATGGCAAGAAACATAATAAAGATTCCAAAGCTTGTTCCTGGTGGGGCTGCTACAGGGTTAACTGCTTCAGCTACATTAAAACAGAAAAGTTCATATGTCGAAGGGATTGAATTGAACGCAAATGGAAAG TTGGACTGCCCTTGCAAGATAAAGGCTGGATACCCCCACCAGATAGTGTCTATAGTAGCAGCTCAGAATCTGTCATCATCTCAGATTAAGCAA TCCGAGTCTAAGTACACAGAGAACAATAACAGCGATGCTAGTTCTGTCAAATCTCCAATTAATGGGCCAAGTGAACACCTGAAGACTGCCGTATCACCAAAGAATGAATCCATAATTGTCATTGACACTTCCAAGTTTTTGAATGAGGAAGACTTTGAGGGTAAAGATGAAACATCCTCATCAAATCAAGTTCagattgaagatgaaaattggGAGACCCGATTTCCTAATACAGATGCTGGCATCTGGTGA